GTTGGACTGGGAGCAGGCGACGAACAAAGTTATCATTATTTCATGCACGATAGATTATTTAATCACAAGCCTTTTAAAGAAAACTTTTTACCTTTAGGAAAAGCTGAAAACCTTGAAAAAGAATGTGAACGATACGATGAAGTAATTGCTACTCATCCAATTGATATTCAAATTTTAGGAATTGGTCAAAATGGGCATATTGGGTTTAATGAGCCTGGAACTGACTTTGGGGTAACTACACATGTTGTTGACTTAACAGAATCAACTATTAATGCAAACAAACGCTACTTCAGTAGTGCAGAAGAAGTTCCTTCTCAAGCAATCTCAATGGGTATTGCTTCTATTATGAAGAGTAAGAAAATCGTTTTAATGGCTTTTGGAGAGTCTAAAGCAGATGCCATCCAGAAAATGATTGAAGGACCTGTAACAGAAGATGTAACCGCAAGTGTCTTACAAAATCATGATCATGTTGTTGTAATCATTGATAAAGATGCAGCAAGCAAACTAACTATAAAACATTAATATTAATATTTAAGAGATGGGGTGGCGTATACCACCTCTTTTTTCTATTTTTGCTTTAATTTTTTTAAGAAGCTATACTAAGTATAGAGAGTTCCTTTATTTACTTTTGTCAAAAGTAAAATTGACAAAGTTAACACTTACTTGTCTTGTAATCGTATTCATTTCCATTTATCATCAAAGGTGAGTTAAGACAACACTATTTATGAGGAGGATTTATTATGGAACAAGCGACAAATAAAAAAGGTGGGAAATCTACTGTTCAACGCTTTGGAAGCTATCTAAGCGGAATGGTGATGCCAAATATTGGTGCATTTATTGCTTGGGGATTAATTACAGCTTTATTCATTCCAGATGGCTGGTTACCAAACGAATCTCTAGCTACTATGGTTGGTCCAATGTTAACGTTCCTATTGCCGTTGTTGATTGCCTATCAAGGTGGATCAACTGTTTATGGTCAACGCGGAGCGGTAGTTGGTGCAATCGCAACAATGGGAGTCATCATGGGAGCTCCAGATGTGCCGATGTTAATTGGTGCAATGGCATTAGGTCCTTTAGGCGGATATTCCATTAAGAAATTTGATGAGATTTTTGGAAAACATATCAAAACAGGGTTGGAAATGCTTGTCAATAACTTTTCAAGTGGAATTATTGGATTCATTTTAGCTATTGTAGCTTTTTATGCAATAGGACCTGCAGTATCTAGTCTTACAAACTTGTTAGCAAATGGTGTAGAGTGGATTATGAACGCTGGTTTACTACCATTAACTAATATCTTCATTGAACCTGCTAAAATTCTATTTTTAAATAATGCTATCAATCATGGTATTTTAACTCCAATTGGAATTGAACAAGCCGCTTCTGCTGGTAAATCCGTTCTATTCTTATTAGAAGCAAATCCAGGACCTGGTTTTGGTCTTTTAATTGCTTATACTCTTTTTGGTAAAGGTGCAGCTAAATCTTCAGCTGTGGGAGCTTCCTTCATTCACCTAGTTGGTGGAATTCATGAAATTTACTTCCCATATGTACTAATGAAACCTGCTATGTTCCTTGCAGTAATTGCAGGTGGAGTAGCTGGAACATTTACAAACGTTATTTTGGATGCTGGTTTAGTAGCAGCAGCTTCTCCAGGTTCAATCGTTGCCGTTCTAGCAATGACCGCTAAAGGAAGTTATTTTGGAGTCATCATGGGCGTATTAGTAGGGGCAATTGTTTCTTTCTTAGTCGCTATGTTTATTTTAAAATTAGATAAATCAGAAGATCTTGATGATACATTCTCAGCTTCTGTTGAACAAGCACAAGCTGCTAAAGCACAATCTAAAGGACAAGCTGCTTCTGTATCTACACAACAAGTTGTTGAAACATCTTCTACAGTAGATGAGCATATTTCTAAAGTTATCTTCGCTTGTGATGCTGGAATGGGCTCTAGTGCAATGGGTGCATCTTTAATGCGTAAAAAAGTTCAAGATGCAGGATTAGATATGCCTGTAACCAATTCATCCATCAGCAATTTAAAAGATGAAGATGGTTTGCTAGTAATTACTCAAGAAGAACTAACAGAACGAGCAAAACAAAAAGCACCAAATGCAGTACACGTTTCTGTAGATAATTTCTTAAGCAGTCCTAAATATGCTGAAATTATTGAACAATTAAAGAATTAACAAAATAAAAGCAGTGATTCATTCACTGCTTTTCTATGTTTTTTTCTTTTTCCAAACCAACTAAAAAATAAAATTTAGAAGTTAGAAAAGAGGGGGAACTTTGTTTCTATCTAGTCGGGAAAAAAATATTGTTCAAATTTTACTTGAACAAAAAAATGGAATGACCGTTGACTATTTAAGCAAAAAATTAAATGTTAGCAAACGAACCATTTATCGTGAAATTTCCAGCTTAGAGAGTTCCTTAGCCCCTCTTCAACTTCAATTGGTCCGAGAATCTGACGGCTATCAATTAATGGGTGAAGAATCAGCCCTAAGCGACTTGAAACAGCAGATGAATCAATCACCAAACGAATTAAGTGTCCAGCAAAGACAAAGTCTTTTAGTTATCCAACTGTTAATGGAAGAGCACGAAGTAAAAATGGAGTATCTAGCTAATGAATTGGGAGTTAGCATTAGTACTATCCAATCTGATCTTCAATCTATTGAAGAATTGTTTGAAGCTTACCAAATTGATATCATTCGCAAAAAAGCAAAAGGAATTAAAGCAATAGCGTTAGAAACAAATCGTAGATTGATTATAACCGGCTTGATTACAAGCGAAATTAATTCATACAACTTTTTTTCCTTATTTATGAAGGATCAGGAAGACAATAGAGAAAAATTTGAAAATTCTGCTAACCCTTTCCTCAAGCTGTTGAATTTTGATGATGTCAAACAAGCCTATCTAGCGATTAAAGATATTTCAACCATTTATTTTAAAGAGGTAACTGATATTCAGTACCAACGGTTAGTTATTTTACTTAGTTTATCAATCAAGCGTATGAGGGACGGAGAGTATGTCTCCAGTTTAATGATCGATGAAAATATAAAATCAGAATTACAAGAAAATAACTCGAGAATTAGCCGAGAGATATTGAACCATCTACAAACCATAGATATTATCGAAAGCTTTTCTTTGGCAGAAGTTTTCTTTTTAGCTTTACAGTTCCAAGGACTTAGCGTTCAACTAATTAGCGAATTTTCTGAAAACTATAATTTAAAATTAGATTATAAAATTCGAAAATTGATTCGTCTAGTATCTGAAGAGATGAAATGGAATTTCTATCACGATGAAACACTCATTAAAGATTTAACAGCTCATTTAGCCGCTGCTTTAAATCGTGCGAAAGCACCTATGCCAGAAAGTAACAATTTTTTACTGACTAAAATTTATGACGAGTATCCTGAACTCAGTCTTTCCATCAAGCAAAATCTAAAAGAAATATTTCCAAAAACGGTATTCTTATCTAATGAAGTCATTTACATCGTCATTCACTTCGCTTCCTCCTATGAAAGGAATATACAAAAACCAACTCTATCCGCTTTAGTAATTTGTTCAAGTGGAGTTGGAACTGCAAAAATACTAGAAAGTCGACTTCGGAAAAACATTCCTGAAATAAAAGAAATAAAAATTTCTCGTATTTCTCAATTACCCACTATTAAAGTAGAAGAATATGACCTCATCCTTTCCACTATTTTTTTACAGGGGTTTAACTCTGAATACAAAGTCGTCACTCCTTTACTTATGGAAGATGAAGTAAAAAGTATTAAACATTATATCCGTAAACATACTTCTAAAAAAGGACAGAAGATAAAGCGAAAGATAGATGATATCGTACCAGAACATACAGATAATGATTTCAGAGGTTTTTATGAAAAAATAAGTGAAGCAAATATCATTTTAGATTACTTTGATATTATAAAAGTTACAGATGAAACTGAATTGAGTTCTATTCTAAGTAAAATTAGTCAACAGTTAGAAGGTACCATCTTAAATAATCCAGAGCAAGTAAAATTGCAACTAGAAAGAAGAATGGAGCTAACACCTATTGGTCTTCCCGAAACAAATATGGCTTTATTTCATACCATCGACTCAAGTATACAAAAACCTTACTTTGGTATTTATGAATTAACACATCCAATCATGATTCAAGCCATTGATCAACAGCCTATTCAAATGAATAGAATTTTATTGATGTTGGGACCAGATCCATTAAGTGAACATACACAAGAAATTTTAGGGTCCATTAGTTCGTCCATTGTTGCAAGTTCAAAAAATAGTAAGCTATTTAATAACGGTACAAAAGAAGAAATTCGTAATTACTTAAGTAAAATATTTTTAAGAAAAATAAAAAAATAAAGTGAGGGTTTATAATGGAAATTTTAGAAAAGAAAAGTATCAAACTAAATCAATCATTTACAACTAAAGAAGAGGCAATCAAAGCGGCGGGACAATTGTTAGTCGATAGCAATTATGTCGACCAAAATTACGTAGATTCTATGTTAGAACGAGAAGGAAAAGCTTCTACTTATATGGGGAACTTCATTGCAATCCCTCATGGTACAGATGAATCTAAAAAATTAATCCAATCATCCGGAATTTCTGTTGTTCAAATCCCTGATGGTGTAAACTTTGGTACTGCAGATGCTGAAAAGCTTGTTACTGTAGTTTTTGGTATTGCAGGTGTAGGAAACGAACATTTAGATATCCTATCTCAAATTGCAATTTATTGTTCTGAAATAGAAAACGTTGCAAAACTTGCAAGTGCTCAATCCGAAGATGAGATTATTAATTTGCTAGGAGGAATTGAATAATGCAAGCTATTCATTTTGGTGGAGGAAATATTGGTCGTGGATTTATCGGAGAAGTTCTAAATAAAAATGGTATGGAAGTTACTTTTGTAGACGTAAATGAAGCTATCATTGATGCATTAAATACAAATAAAAGGTACACGATTGAATTAGCTGAAGAAGGGAATCCTGAGGTTGAGGTTGATCGAGTAAAAGGAATTAATAGTAGCGAGCATCCTGACGCTGTCGTAGAAGCATTTGAAAAAGCAGTTCTTGTTACAACAGCAATAGGTCCTAAAATTTTACCGTACATTGCTCCTTTAATTGCTAAAGGAATTAAAAAACGTAACGATCAAAAAATAGAACAACCACTAGATATCATTGCTTGTGAAAACATGATCGGTGGGAGTGATTTTTTAAAACTTGAAGTTCTAAAGCATTTAGATGAAGCAGATAAAGTGTATACAGAAAAATACATTGGTTTCCCTAACGCTGCAGTAGACCGCATCGTACCTTTACAAAGCCATGATGACGTTTTACGAGTAACCGTAGAGCCTTACAAAGAATGGGTTATTGATCAAAGTCAGCTAAAGAATAAAGAACTTCATTTGGAAGGTGTTCACTATGCTGAAGCTCTAGAACCATTTATTGAAAGAAAGCTTTTCACCGTGAATACTGGACATGCAACTACAGCTTACAACGGACGATATGCCGGGCATCATACAGTTGACGAAGCGATGCAAGATGAAGCCGTTGTAGAGCAAGTTAAGGCAGTACTGAATGAAACTGGAGCTTTAATGGTTAAGAAATGGGGATTTGATCCAGTAGAACATCAGCAATACATTGACAAGATTCTATCCCGCTTTGCAAATTCTTACATCGTAGATGAATTGACTCGCGTTGGCAGAACGCCAATTCGTAAACTAGGTTATGATGAGCGATTCATTAGACCAATGCGTGAAGCTTATGAACGTTCTTTAAGTACGGATGCACTCGTTCGCACCGTTGCTAAAGTATTAGCTTACCGTGACGAGAACGATGAAGAAAGTACAGAATTAGAAAAAATGCTTCTTGAAGAAAGTGTTGAAACAGTAGTAAGTCGCGTGACAGGATTAAAAGAACAAAAATTAATCGATCAAATTGTTGAAGCATATAATCAATTAAATAAATAAAACGAAATACAAAAAAACTTCCTTCGAAATATCGAGGGAAGTTTTTTTGTTAGAAATGATTATTCTCTTTGTGAATGAAGCTGAAATGAAAATCTAAAATCCGCTAATTTCAATTCATGTTTAGGTAGAACATCTGGCCCACAACTAGCTGAACCAATTCCATTCTGCGCATAATCAATATAAAGATAGATTTCATCTTTTCGTTTTAAATTGTAGCTGTGCTGTGCTTGATCCAAATTATCCTGTGTATAGTGTCGTACACTGAATTGGAATTTTTTTTCATTCTTTATCTCTAACCCGTTTCCTCTTCTATCAGTAAACTTCGCCCATCCTACTTCAGAACGATTTCCATTTTCTTGAGGATAAACATAATCAAAACCTAATCCATCAACCGTATGATTATAAACCCCCAGTTTACCAGCAGACTGTGTATCAATATACGTTTCATGGGGACCTAAACCATAGTATTGAACATGTTCCAGGTGTTTCGGAAGAATCATCTCCATTCCAATACGTGGAATGGTACGTGGATAATCACCTTCTGGAGTCCCCTTTACTTCTACAAAACAAACACCTGCACAATCGATTGTATACGTTTGAGTTACTATAATTCCCCAACCTAGTATTGGTGGAGCAACTCTTTGTGAAACAACGATACGAACGACGTTTTGATCCTCAATCCATTTCCATTCAAAGGATTGAGTACGTATTTGCATTTGATGAAGACCAGCGTTCTTCCAAATCACTTCAGAACGATGATCATTGTCCGTCATGGCACGCCAAAGGTTCATTTGTGGCCCTTTCTCTATCAAATCATTCTCTGCCTTTGTCCACTTGCTTAACGTTCCTCTCACCTTATCAAACGTAAAATTAAAGTCTATACCACATACTTCTAGCGTGATAGAACGATCTATCACATTCAATTTCTGATAAGAGTTTCGTTTTTCTTTTACCTTTTTCTGAATATCCGTTACTGGGTATTTAATCTGACTCCAAGCTATTTCAAATCCCGCTTCTGTCCAATCAGTCTTTGTAGCGGTTAAGAATTGAAGATTCAACACGTGCATACAAGTACGATTTTTATTATTTTCCGCATTTATAGGGATCGTTAGTTCTTTAGAAGTCCCAGCAGCAATCCTTTCCAGAGGAAGAACGCCCGTTTCAATCGTTTTCCCTTCCGACTCCAGATTCCAAGATAATTGCAGGTGATCTAAGGAGATAAAATCATATCGGTTTGTAATTTTTACGATTCCTTTTTCAATATCCAATACTTCTACATGAACGGGCTCTTGAACCTTTTTCAATTCAAAATACCCTGGTGTAGGAGTACGATCTGGTTGAACAAGCCCATCAATCACAAAATTATAATCATTTGGTGTATCGCCAAAATCACCACCATATGCATAGTACTCTACACCCTCTGAGTTTTTTTGACGTATTCCATGGTCACTCCACTCCCAGACAAATCCACCTTGCAATCGAGGATACTTATAAAATGTATCCCAATAATCTTGTAAAGCTCCTGGTCCATTTCCCATTGCATGACCATATTCACAAACGATATGAGGTTTTTTTAACTCTCTATTTTGACCAAGTTTTTCAAGTTCGTCGATAGGTGTGTACATAGTGGAATTAACGTCAGAATACACAGCATCTTTTTTATATAAAATCGTATTTGTAGATTCTTTCGATCGCGACTCTCCTTCATAATGAATTAAACGAGATAGGTCACGTTTCATCGCCCATTCGGCCATCACTTTATGATTGATTCCATCACCCGACTCATTCCCAAGAGACCAAAATAGAATAGAAGGATGGTTCTTATCCCGTTCAACCATCCTTTCCATGCGGTCTAGGTATGCTTCTTGCCATTCTGGATCATCACTCAACTGATGAACATTCCCTACAAGCTCAAATCCATGTGTTTCCAAGTCTGCTTCATCTATTACATATAATCCATAGAAATCACACAAATCATAGAAGCGAGGATCATTTGGATAATGAGCAGAACGAACCGCATTACAGTTTGCTTGTTTAATCAAGCGAATATCTTGTTCCATCAACTCAACGGTGACGGCTCTACCTAGGTCAGGATGATTATCATGACGATTAACTCCTTTAAATTTAATTGGTTTTCCATTTACTAAAACAAGGCCCTCTTTCAATTCCACTGAACGGAATCCAATATTTTGACTGATTATTTCTTTTTTACCACTAGATAATTCTAGTTCCAAAATAAATTGATACAGATTCGGCTGTTCTGCAGACCATTTAAGGATATCCTTTAGTTGAGTTTGGATTTCAGTTGTTTCATTATCGAGTGGAAATATTTCTTCATAAAGAAGTTTATTTTGATTATCTACTAGTCTTCCTGTTAATGTGCACCCAGTCAACGTTTCTTTTTCACCTTTATGAAGCTCTACATTCACTTTTAATTGCCCATCTTGATAGTTATTCTGCAAATCTGCATGAATAAAAAAGTCTTTTATATGTGTTTTTGGACGAGCTATCAAGTAAACATCACGGAAGATTCCACTTAACCACCACATATCCTGATCTTCCAGATAACTCGAATCAGACCATTTGTAAACCACAACCATCAGTTTATTAGCCCCCGTCTTCATATATGGAGTGATATTAAACTCAGCGGGAACTCGACTCCCTTTGCTAAATCCAACTTCTGATCCATTCAACAAAACATGAAACGAATTATCAACTCCTTCAAAACGAAGGGAGACATTCTCTTCTTCCCAATTTTCTGGAATAACAAATTCACGGTAATATGTACCTGTAGGATTCTCTGTTGGAGTATAAGGTGGATCAACCGGAAATGGATATAAGACATTGGTATAGTGAGGAACTCCATAACCTTGAAGTTGCCAGTGACCAGGAACCTCAATTTCATCCCAATCGTTAACGCTTACATTTTTACCATGTAAATACATCGGTGACTCCTGTGGTGTTTCGGAGTAGTAAAATTTCCATTTGCCATTTAACATTTGAATTCGTTTCGATTTTGATCGTTTTTTTGTCAACATATCTTCCATATTACTGAATGGAATAAAATGTGCTCTACTTTTCTCTCTATTTCGATGCAGCAAGTAATGATTTTGAATATCTTCTGTACTCATCTCGCATTTCTCCTTTTAATTTATTCATTTTTTCTATCTTAAAATTGTCTCCCTAAAAATAGCTTAGCATATTGAATAGAAAGAACCAATAGGACCTCTACTCTTTTTACGAAAAATACATGACCCAACGTAACTTGTTAGTCTCTTTTTGTTAATGGAGAAAGTATTATGGTATGATCTTGATGAAGAACTACGGATTATTTTAAATGAATTTATAAGGATGTGAAGAAATGGATGGTAAAAAAAGAGAAAATATAAAAGTTGGAGCACTAGTAGATATCGTATTAAAAAAAGATCAACGTACGGGCACATTAACAAGAGGTCATGTTAAACGAATTTTAACGAACAGTGCGAAGCACCCACATGGCATTAAAGTTATGCTAAATGAGGCCAACCAGGTTGGACGAGTTCAGGCCGTTTTAGAGGACAACTAGATTATATTGTATAAGAATTTTTTTGAATGAACTCATTCGAAAAACAGATTTTCAATAAAAAAATATGTGAAAAAATATAAATAGATCATGTTTTTTATGAATTTTATCTATTTATATTACAATGATGTTAAATGTATAATTTTTACTTAAAAGACTGTACTTTCTTTTAATAAGCAGTTATACTAAATTAATGAGTTCGATATGAAAGCGTTTGAAAAAACCTCTGTAGATTATAATTTTTTAAATAAAATATGTATGTGTTTCAACAGACTAAACAAGGTGGTGAGAATATGGAGTGGAGTGATCGTTTGTTTCCAGAATTTGCAAGAGCAGTAAGATATAAGATTCCTGTAGAAGGTGATTTATTTTTGCGTCAGTGTGCTTCTGGGACGAATATTTTTCATTTGCCAGCTTCGTATCGCTATCCTACTGGTAATATCCCAGGTTATTTTACTAGTTTAAATTGGAACGAAAATTTTATTGTCTTAGAAAAAGAACGTAAAGAACACAATGAATATTTTATCGTTGATCGTCGTTTAGAAACAGTAAAGGGACCTTTTAGTTTGAAAGAGTATAAAGAAACATGTAAGAAGAATCAAATATTTTTATCATTGATTCCTGTATCAGAGATGGACTGGATCATTAATATTTAAAAAAGAAGTTGAGGGCTAATCTCTCAACTTTATTTTTTTGAAAATTTTCTTTATCTTCTCTTTCTATTTGTTATAATGTTAAGAATGGTACGTCAACATACTATTTTAAAAAAGAGTAAGGAGGATTTTCTATGTGGAGTATAAAAAAATTTAATGAATTATCTGTTTATGAACTACAAGAAATTTATTCTCTACGTGTGAAAGTCTTTATTGTAGAACAAAATTGTCCTTATCAAGATGTAGATGATAAAGATATACAGAGTATCCATTTATTTAAAAAAAGAGTGAAAAAATAGTTGCATACGCACGTCTTATTCCTAATAAAGAAAGCATTCACTTAGGTAGAGTGGTTGTTCACCCTGATTATCGAAACCAAGGATATGCAAAAGAACTTTTACAGAAAGCCTTGCATTATTCTGATGAAAAGTACCAAGGTCTCCCTGTATATGCTCAAGCACAAGCACATTTACAAGGTTTTTATGGCTATTTTGGCTTTCAAGCTATCTCAGATATTTATTTAGAAGATGATATCCCTCATATAGATATGATTCGGTCAGGAGGGACATCCAGTGAATAAATATACATATGCGATCCTCATTTCATTAGCAAGTTTAGTGATTAATATTTGGATTCTCAAACAACAAAGAGCAGGAATTACAATTGAGCCAAATAAAAAAAGAAATCTAGAACGAACCTCCTATGGACTGATTATTATTGCTGCTTTATTTTTAACATTTGGATAGAAAAAGTGGTGCGAATTAAAAATTCACACCACTTTTATTTTAATAGATATTTAAGTACTGTTCTCTTTCCCATTCCGTTACTTGCATGATATACGTTTCAACTTCGATTTCTTTTGCTTCCTTAAAGTTTCTACTAATATGTTTACCTAGAGCCTCCAAAACTAAGGGATCTTTGTCTAGTTCAATCAAGGCCTCACCTAGATTTTTAGGTAAATCATGAATATCATTAGCATATCGCTCTTCTTTATCCATCGTATAAATATTACGATCAATTGGAACAGGAAGAGGTAGATCATTTTCAATACCAT
The Jeotgalibaca sp. MA1X17-3 genome window above contains:
- a CDS encoding BglG family transcription antiterminator, which produces MFLSSREKNIVQILLEQKNGMTVDYLSKKLNVSKRTIYREISSLESSLAPLQLQLVRESDGYQLMGEESALSDLKQQMNQSPNELSVQQRQSLLVIQLLMEEHEVKMEYLANELGVSISTIQSDLQSIEELFEAYQIDIIRKKAKGIKAIALETNRRLIITGLITSEINSYNFFSLFMKDQEDNREKFENSANPFLKLLNFDDVKQAYLAIKDISTIYFKEVTDIQYQRLVILLSLSIKRMRDGEYVSSLMIDENIKSELQENNSRISREILNHLQTIDIIESFSLAEVFFLALQFQGLSVQLISEFSENYNLKLDYKIRKLIRLVSEEMKWNFYHDETLIKDLTAHLAAALNRAKAPMPESNNFLLTKIYDEYPELSLSIKQNLKEIFPKTVFLSNEVIYIVIHFASSYERNIQKPTLSALVICSSGVGTAKILESRLRKNIPEIKEIKISRISQLPTIKVEEYDLILSTIFLQGFNSEYKVVTPLLMEDEVKSIKHYIRKHTSKKGQKIKRKIDDIVPEHTDNDFRGFYEKISEANIILDYFDIIKVTDETELSSILSKISQQLEGTILNNPEQVKLQLERRMELTPIGLPETNMALFHTIDSSIQKPYFGIYELTHPIMIQAIDQQPIQMNRILLMLGPDPLSEHTQEILGSISSSIVASSKNSKLFNNGTKEEIRNYLSKIFLRKIKK
- the nagB gene encoding glucosamine-6-phosphate deaminase, whose translation is MEIVYVENDIEGGKKAFEIIKKGIEDGVKVLGLATGSTPETMYQEIVKSDLDFTDMTSVNLDEYVGLGAGDEQSYHYFMHDRLFNHKPFKENFLPLGKAENLEKECERYDEVIATHPIDIQILGIGQNGHIGFNEPGTDFGVTTHVVDLTESTINANKRYFSSAEEVPSQAISMGIASIMKSKKIVLMAFGESKADAIQKMIEGPVTEDVTASVLQNHDHVVVIIDKDAASKLTIKH
- a CDS encoding PTS sugar transporter subunit IIA gives rise to the protein MEILEKKSIKLNQSFTTKEEAIKAAGQLLVDSNYVDQNYVDSMLEREGKASTYMGNFIAIPHGTDESKKLIQSSGISVVQIPDGVNFGTADAEKLVTVVFGIAGVGNEHLDILSQIAIYCSEIENVAKLASAQSEDEIINLLGGIE
- a CDS encoding PTS mannitol transporter subunit IICB, which translates into the protein MEQATNKKGGKSTVQRFGSYLSGMVMPNIGAFIAWGLITALFIPDGWLPNESLATMVGPMLTFLLPLLIAYQGGSTVYGQRGAVVGAIATMGVIMGAPDVPMLIGAMALGPLGGYSIKKFDEIFGKHIKTGLEMLVNNFSSGIIGFILAIVAFYAIGPAVSSLTNLLANGVEWIMNAGLLPLTNIFIEPAKILFLNNAINHGILTPIGIEQAASAGKSVLFLLEANPGPGFGLLIAYTLFGKGAAKSSAVGASFIHLVGGIHEIYFPYVLMKPAMFLAVIAGGVAGTFTNVILDAGLVAAASPGSIVAVLAMTAKGSYFGVIMGVLVGAIVSFLVAMFILKLDKSEDLDDTFSASVEQAQAAKAQSKGQAASVSTQQVVETSSTVDEHISKVIFACDAGMGSSAMGASLMRKKVQDAGLDMPVTNSSISNLKDEDGLLVITQEELTERAKQKAPNAVHVSVDNFLSSPKYAEIIEQLKN
- a CDS encoding mannitol-1-phosphate 5-dehydrogenase, which encodes MQAIHFGGGNIGRGFIGEVLNKNGMEVTFVDVNEAIIDALNTNKRYTIELAEEGNPEVEVDRVKGINSSEHPDAVVEAFEKAVLVTTAIGPKILPYIAPLIAKGIKKRNDQKIEQPLDIIACENMIGGSDFLKLEVLKHLDEADKVYTEKYIGFPNAAVDRIVPLQSHDDVLRVTVEPYKEWVIDQSQLKNKELHLEGVHYAEALEPFIERKLFTVNTGHATTAYNGRYAGHHTVDEAMQDEAVVEQVKAVLNETGALMVKKWGFDPVEHQQYIDKILSRFANSYIVDELTRVGRTPIRKLGYDERFIRPMREAYERSLSTDALVRTVAKVLAYRDENDEESTELEKMLLEESVETVVSRVTGLKEQKLIDQIVEAYNQLNK
- a CDS encoding glycoside hydrolase family 2 TIM barrel-domain containing protein, translated to MSTEDIQNHYLLHRNREKSRAHFIPFSNMEDMLTKKRSKSKRIQMLNGKWKFYYSETPQESPMYLHGKNVSVNDWDEIEVPGHWQLQGYGVPHYTNVLYPFPVDPPYTPTENPTGTYYREFVIPENWEEENVSLRFEGVDNSFHVLLNGSEVGFSKGSRVPAEFNITPYMKTGANKLMVVVYKWSDSSYLEDQDMWWLSGIFRDVYLIARPKTHIKDFFIHADLQNNYQDGQLKVNVELHKGEKETLTGCTLTGRLVDNQNKLLYEEIFPLDNETTEIQTQLKDILKWSAEQPNLYQFILELELSSGKKEIISQNIGFRSVELKEGLVLVNGKPIKFKGVNRHDNHPDLGRAVTVELMEQDIRLIKQANCNAVRSAHYPNDPRFYDLCDFYGLYVIDEADLETHGFELVGNVHQLSDDPEWQEAYLDRMERMVERDKNHPSILFWSLGNESGDGINHKVMAEWAMKRDLSRLIHYEGESRSKESTNTILYKKDAVYSDVNSTMYTPIDELEKLGQNRELKKPHIVCEYGHAMGNGPGALQDYWDTFYKYPRLQGGFVWEWSDHGIRQKNSEGVEYYAYGGDFGDTPNDYNFVIDGLVQPDRTPTPGYFELKKVQEPVHVEVLDIEKGIVKITNRYDFISLDHLQLSWNLESEGKTIETGVLPLERIAAGTSKELTIPINAENNKNRTCMHVLNLQFLTATKTDWTEAGFEIAWSQIKYPVTDIQKKVKEKRNSYQKLNVIDRSITLEVCGIDFNFTFDKVRGTLSKWTKAENDLIEKGPQMNLWRAMTDNDHRSEVIWKNAGLHQMQIRTQSFEWKWIEDQNVVRIVVSQRVAPPILGWGIIVTQTYTIDCAGVCFVEVKGTPEGDYPRTIPRIGMEMILPKHLEHVQYYGLGPHETYIDTQSAGKLGVYNHTVDGLGFDYVYPQENGNRSEVGWAKFTDRRGNGLEIKNEKKFQFSVRHYTQDNLDQAQHSYNLKRKDEIYLYIDYAQNGIGSASCGPDVLPKHELKLADFRFSFQLHSQRE
- a CDS encoding YwbE family protein, yielding MDGKKRENIKVGALVDIVLKKDQRTGTLTRGHVKRILTNSAKHPHGIKVMLNEANQVGRVQAVLEDN